One part of the Silurus meridionalis isolate SWU-2019-XX chromosome 26, ASM1480568v1, whole genome shotgun sequence genome encodes these proteins:
- the LOC124380060 gene encoding uncharacterized protein LOC124380060: MKQIYRVPFERNTERVKQLRYDYVQRVMELEADAMGHELLFVDEAGFNLSKTRRRGRNITGHRAIINVPGQRGGNITMCAAISQNGVVHHHATIGPYNTAHIIAFLDTLHDMLTVQRPEHTRYVIIWDNVSFHRAALVRNWFTDHPSFMALNLPPYSPFLNPIEEFFSAWRWKVYDRHPHQQVALLQAMEEACGDIDQASCQAWIRHSRRYFPRCLGLEDIACDVDEILWPDPERRHDVG, encoded by the exons ATGAAGCAAATTTACAGAGTTCCTTTCGAGAGAAACACAGAACGTGTAAAGCAACTGCGATATGACTATGTGCAG AGAGTGATGGAACTAGAAGCAGATGCAATGGGACATGAGCTACTTTTTGTAGATGAGGCCGGTTTTAACCTCAGTAAAACCAGGAGACGTGGCAGGAACATTACTGGACACCGTGCCATCATCAATGTCCCAGGACAACGTGGTGGTAACATAACCATGTGTGCAGCTATAAGCCAAAATGGTGTTGTTCACCATCATGCAACCATAGGCCCATacaacactgcacacattaTTGCATTCCTGGACACCTTACATGACATGCTAACTGTTCAGAGACCAGAGCATACCCGATATGTCATCATATGGGACAATGTTAGTTTCCATAGGGCTGCTTTGGTCCGCAACTGGTTTACAGACCACCCATCCTTCATGGCACTCAAcctccctccatactctccaTTCTTAAATCCCATCGAGGAGTTCTTCTCTGCCTGGCGCTGGAAAGTGTACGACCGTCATCCTCATCAACAGGTAGCCCTTTTACAGGCAATGGAGGAGGCATGTGGAGATATTGACCAGGCATCATGTCAGGCCTGGATACGGCATTCAAGGAGATATTTTCCCCGGTGCCTTGGACTGGAGGATATTGCATGCGATGTGGACGAAATTTTGTGGCCGGACCCAGAAAGACGACATGATGTAGgctga